The genomic DNA GCGACTTCCGATCTGCTGATCGCCAACTGCGATGAATTCATTTTCTACGATGACTTGGTGCGGGAGAAAGAGGGCCGTCGGCGTTCGCGCCGCAAACCCGCCGCCAAGGGTGCAGCGAAATCCGCCGAGGAGACGGAGACGGAGACGGTGCCGAAGTCCGACGGCGAGAAGCAGCAGGACGCCCTGGACATGGTCATCGAAACGGTGGAGGCGCTGTTTACCGAACGCGGCGAGGAGGAAAAGATCTGGGGCTCCATGGTCAAGCAGACCCTGAAGCGGCGCAAACCGGGGTTCTCGGAGTCCTATTACGGGTTCCGCACCTTCAGCAAACTACTGGAGGAGGCGCAGACGCGCAATCTACTGGAACTGGAGCGCGACGAGAAATCCGGCGGCTATATCATCCGCAGCTTCAACCATGAGGAATAACGCCGTTGCCGGCGTTGCGGAGGGGTCCGCAAGCGCGCACGCGGTTCAGTCCCCCATCCACCCGTTGAGGGCGTCGATAATGGCGCGCGCTTGATCCTTGCTCGAAATCGTGAATTTGGACTTCTGCTGATATTCCCCATTGCGCTTCTGGTAACGGCGGATGGAGAACTTGTCCGGACCGTACTCTTCTTTTTTGCGGTCCCATTCCTGGTAGCGGAACAGGATCGTGCTCCAGGCGCCCCGGGATAGGACCACCTTGTCCAGCTGCTTTATGAGCTGGGTGCCGTCTTCCACGTAGTCCACGGACAGTTCGTCGATTTCCGAGGCCATATGGCCCTCACTGGGTTGCGACTGGGCCTGTAAAGGTAGGCAATTCCCGGGCCGCGATCAAGTCGCATCGTGCTGGAGGGCGCTTGCACACCACCCGCAGATCGGCTACGTTGGCGCACGGGCGGGGTGCGCACCCCGTCTTGCGTCCCATCCGTCCCGGCTTCGCGCC from Chromatiales bacterium 21-64-14 includes the following:
- a CDS encoding NYN domain-containing protein, yielding MPEKAQSMAVFCDFENIALGVRDAKYAQFDINKVLERLLLKGNIVVKKAYCDWERYKDFKRAMHEASFELIEIPHVRQSGKNSADIRMVVDALDLCYTKAHVSTFVVISGDSDFSPLVSKLRENDKVVIGVGVKNATSDLLIANCDEFIFYDDLVREKEGRRRSRRKPAAKGAAKSAEETETETVPKSDGEKQQDALDMVIETVEALFTERGEEEKIWGSMVKQTLKRRKPGFSESYYGFRTFSKLLEEAQTRNLLELERDEKSGGYIIRSFNHEE